A window of Psychroflexus sp. ALD_RP9 contains these coding sequences:
- the hpt gene encoding hypoxanthine phosphoribosyltransferase, producing the protein MKLHDLTFEPYISAEKIQNVVKSLAAAIEKDYTTKTPIFIGVLNGAFMFLGDLMKYYQQPCEINFTKLASYQGTNSTGNVQTLIGLNSLEDRDVIIVEDIVDTGHTLAKIIDLLSEAKVNTYKIASLFYKPKAYEYDFKIDYIGLEIPPKFIVGYGLDYDGLGRNLPEIYQLKS; encoded by the coding sequence ATGAAACTTCACGACTTAACATTTGAACCTTATATTTCAGCTGAAAAAATTCAAAACGTTGTTAAATCTTTAGCAGCCGCAATAGAAAAAGATTACACTACAAAAACTCCCATTTTTATAGGCGTTTTAAATGGTGCATTTATGTTTTTAGGCGATTTAATGAAGTATTATCAGCAACCTTGCGAAATTAACTTTACTAAATTAGCATCTTATCAAGGTACTAACTCAACCGGAAATGTACAAACCTTAATCGGCTTAAATTCGCTTGAAGATCGGGATGTTATTATTGTAGAAGACATTGTCGATACCGGTCATACGCTTGCAAAAATTATCGATTTGTTATCTGAAGCTAAGGTTAATACATACAAAATTGCAAGTTTATTTTACAAGCCAAAAGCTTATGAATATGACTTTAAAATCGATTATATTGGACTTGAAATTCCACCAAAATTTATTGTAGGATACGGCTTAGATTATGACGGTTTAGGTCGAAATTTACCAGAAATATATCAACTAAAATCATAA
- a CDS encoding 5-(carboxyamino)imidazole ribonucleotide synthase, whose protein sequence is MYNYFSSNFTLGILGGGQLGKMLLYETRKYDIKTKVLDPNPEAPSAIACNEFVCGSLLDYATVMKFAEDVDVLTIEIEAVNIDALRDLAQKGIKVYPSAETLAVIQNKQTQKDFYKANQIATSRHFNLASKIELVNHLSAHPNLFPQVWKAATGGYDGKGVQIIKNLDAAKQLPDVACLIENLVDFKTELAVIVARNASGEVKSYPVVEMEFHPEANQVEYVLCPARISDEIAQKARNLAEEVSSKIKHVGLLAVELFLTHSDDVLVNEVAPRPHNSGHFSIEGSYTNQFEQHLRAVLDLPLGDTSTKQAAVMVNLVGDEAYEGNVLYKNIEQIMSLKGVTPHIYGKKITRPFRKMGHVTIINQSIAKAREIAAQVKSQLKVIAHENA, encoded by the coding sequence ATGTATAATTACTTCTCTTCAAACTTTACACTTGGAATTTTAGGTGGTGGTCAGTTAGGAAAAATGTTGCTTTATGAGACCCGTAAATATGATATTAAAACTAAGGTTTTAGATCCAAACCCAGAAGCGCCAAGTGCTATCGCGTGTAATGAGTTTGTTTGTGGAAGCTTACTAGATTACGCTACAGTGATGAAGTTTGCTGAAGATGTAGATGTGCTAACTATTGAAATTGAAGCCGTCAATATTGATGCTTTACGAGATCTTGCTCAAAAAGGTATAAAGGTGTATCCTTCAGCTGAAACTTTAGCAGTTATTCAAAACAAGCAAACACAAAAAGATTTTTATAAAGCCAATCAAATTGCAACATCAAGGCATTTCAACTTAGCTTCAAAAATAGAATTGGTTAATCATCTTAGCGCTCATCCAAATTTATTTCCCCAAGTTTGGAAGGCTGCCACTGGCGGTTATGATGGTAAAGGTGTTCAAATAATTAAAAATTTAGACGCTGCAAAACAGTTGCCTGATGTTGCTTGCTTAATTGAAAATCTTGTTGATTTTAAAACAGAATTAGCTGTTATTGTTGCACGAAATGCTTCTGGCGAAGTTAAGTCTTATCCAGTTGTTGAAATGGAATTTCATCCAGAGGCTAACCAAGTTGAATATGTATTATGTCCTGCACGAATTTCGGATGAAATAGCTCAAAAGGCGAGAAATTTAGCGGAAGAAGTTTCATCTAAAATTAAGCATGTCGGCTTGTTAGCTGTCGAATTATTTCTGACACATTCAGATGATGTTTTGGTCAATGAAGTTGCGCCTAGACCGCATAACTCTGGACATTTTTCTATAGAAGGAAGCTATACCAATCAATTTGAACAGCATTTGCGTGCTGTATTAGATTTACCATTAGGAGATACATCTACAAAGCAAGCAGCGGTAATGGTAAATTTAGTTGGTGATGAAGCTTATGAAGGGAATGTACTCTATAAAAATATAGAACAGATAATGTCGCTTAAAGGTGTAACGCCTCATATTTATGGAAAAAAAATTACACGACCATTTCGTAAAATGGGTCATGTTACAATTATTAATCAATCTATAGCAAAAGCACGAGAAATCGCTGCTCAAGTTAAATCTCAATTAAAAGTTATTGCTCATGAAAACGCATAA
- the obgE gene encoding GTPase ObgE, producing the protein MTEGNFVDYIKIFIKSGKGGKGSTHLRREKAVAKGGPDGGDGGRGGHVIVRGNKNYWTLFHLKFKQHVRASHGGDGGKQTSTGHDGEDAIIEVPLGTIIRDTETNEILKEITEDQQEYIAAKGGQGGKGNAHFKTSTNQTPRYAQPGIDSEEKQITLELKVLADVGLVGFPNAGKSTLLSVITAAKPKIADYEFTTLKPNLGIVKYRDFKSFVVADIPGIIEGAAEGKGLGYRFLRHIERNSTLLFLIPADADDVVKSYKILLDELKRYNPELLDKSRLIAISKSDMLDDELKTELNKELQTGFENTPYLFISSVAQEGLQELKDKLWESVTADKAKVN; encoded by the coding sequence ATGACCGAAGGTAATTTTGTTGACTACATTAAAATCTTTATTAAATCTGGAAAAGGTGGTAAAGGTTCTACGCATTTAAGACGTGAAAAAGCTGTAGCAAAAGGTGGCCCAGATGGTGGTGATGGCGGTCGAGGTGGACATGTTATTGTTAGAGGCAATAAAAATTACTGGACACTATTTCATTTAAAATTTAAACAGCACGTTCGTGCGTCTCATGGCGGTGACGGAGGAAAGCAAACTAGTACTGGTCATGATGGTGAAGATGCGATTATTGAAGTGCCTTTGGGTACAATTATTCGCGATACTGAAACTAACGAGATTCTAAAAGAAATTACCGAAGATCAACAAGAGTACATAGCTGCAAAAGGTGGGCAAGGAGGAAAAGGTAACGCACATTTTAAGACATCTACTAACCAAACGCCACGATATGCTCAGCCAGGAATTGATAGTGAAGAAAAACAAATTACTTTAGAGTTAAAAGTATTGGCAGATGTTGGTTTAGTAGGTTTTCCTAATGCAGGAAAATCTACTTTACTTTCTGTTATTACAGCAGCTAAACCTAAAATTGCCGATTATGAATTTACAACTTTAAAGCCTAATTTAGGTATCGTAAAATACCGTGATTTTAAATCATTTGTGGTGGCCGACATTCCAGGTATAATTGAAGGTGCTGCAGAAGGCAAAGGTTTAGGTTATCGGTTTTTAAGGCATATCGAACGTAATTCAACTTTGTTGTTTTTAATTCCTGCAGATGCCGATGATGTTGTTAAATCTTATAAGATTTTACTCGACGAACTCAAACGCTACAACCCTGAATTATTAGACAAGTCTCGTCTAATAGCAATCTCAAAGTCAGATATGTTAGATGATGAACTCAAAACCGAGTTAAATAAGGAGTTACAAACAGGATTTGAAAACACACCTTATTTATTTATTTCATCTGTAGCTCAAGAAGGTCTACAAGAATTAAAAGATAAACTTTGGGAATCTGTAACTGCAGACAAGGCCAAAGTGAATTAG
- the polA gene encoding DNA polymerase I, with protein MGAKKRLFLIDAYALIFRGYYALIKNPRINSKGQDTSAIMGFMNSLFDVIKREKPDHLAVCFDKDGSTERTEMYSEYKANRDETPQVIRESIPVIKQIIKAMHIPIEEISGMEADDIIGTLAKQAEQQDYEVYMVTPDKDFAQLVSEHIFMYRPARMGNGIEKWGIPEVQKRFGVERPEQVIDYLGMMGDSADNIPGLPGVGDKTAKKFIAKYGSMEGLFENIDDLKGKTKEKIEANQELGLMSKKLATIFTECEVTFDEKSYELSPPDVEKVVSIFKELEFRRLTEQFMKMYNQSADAPTSTEEDTQTAGAGQFSLFGNDTSSKDANAADFQGYKSLENTPHFYQLINSKTAYKLFLKKLMQQNSVCFDTETTSLKTLDAKLVGIAFSWEKQKGYYLSIPENDAEAQEILEHLKPFFEAETIEKIGQNLKYDIKVLANYNISVKGPLFDTMLAHYIINPDMRHNMDVLAETYLMYSPKPIKDLIGKKGKHQKSFREVELDAQTQYAVEDADITFQLKNYFEKELDDAHNKPLYSDIEIPLLRVLAAMEIEGIKLDKTALENLSTELDSDLKRLESNIFEAADEEFNIGSPKQLGDILFGKLQIADKPKKTKSGQYSTAEDVLSYHANDHQIVKDVLEWRQLSKLKSTYVDALPKQIHSKTKRVHTEFMQTVAATGRLSSNNPNLQNIPIRTERGREVRKAFVPRDENYVLLAADYSQIELRIIAALSQEETMLNAFKNGEDIHASTAAKVFNVPIEEVTRQQRSNAKTVNFGIIYGVSAFGLSNQTELSRNESKELIETYYKTYPKLRDYIDDQVDFAREHGYVKTVMGRRRYLKDINARNHVVKNAAERNAVNAPVQGSAADIIKVAMINIHKALTEGNYKSKMLLQVHDELVFDAHKDELEKLKPLIKNHMENAFKLDVPLDVEIGIGQNWLEAH; from the coding sequence ATGGGAGCCAAAAAACGTTTGTTTTTAATCGATGCTTATGCCTTAATTTTTAGAGGTTATTACGCTTTGATTAAAAATCCAAGAATTAACTCTAAAGGTCAAGATACCTCAGCAATTATGGGGTTTATGAATTCATTATTTGATGTTATTAAGCGTGAAAAGCCTGACCACCTTGCGGTTTGTTTTGATAAAGACGGTAGTACCGAACGAACTGAAATGTATAGTGAGTATAAAGCTAATCGTGATGAAACACCTCAAGTCATTCGTGAATCGATTCCTGTGATTAAGCAAATTATCAAAGCGATGCATATTCCTATTGAAGAAATTTCAGGAATGGAAGCTGATGATATTATCGGCACGCTAGCCAAACAAGCAGAGCAGCAAGATTATGAAGTTTACATGGTGACTCCTGATAAAGATTTTGCTCAACTTGTCTCAGAACATATTTTTATGTATCGCCCAGCGCGAATGGGTAATGGAATTGAAAAATGGGGTATTCCTGAAGTTCAAAAGCGCTTTGGGGTAGAACGTCCTGAGCAAGTGATCGACTATCTTGGTATGATGGGTGATTCGGCTGACAACATTCCTGGCTTACCTGGTGTTGGTGATAAAACAGCCAAGAAATTTATTGCCAAATATGGTAGTATGGAAGGTTTGTTTGAAAATATTGACGACCTTAAAGGTAAAACCAAGGAAAAAATTGAAGCCAATCAAGAGTTAGGGCTAATGTCTAAAAAATTAGCCACCATATTTACCGAATGTGAAGTTACTTTTGACGAAAAAAGTTATGAACTCTCACCGCCAGATGTCGAAAAAGTAGTTTCAATCTTCAAAGAATTGGAGTTTAGACGTTTAACCGAGCAATTTATGAAAATGTATAACCAATCGGCAGACGCACCAACTTCAACTGAAGAAGACACCCAAACAGCTGGAGCTGGTCAGTTTTCGCTTTTTGGCAATGACACTTCTTCTAAAGATGCTAACGCAGCTGACTTCCAAGGCTATAAATCGCTTGAAAACACACCACACTTTTACCAGCTCATCAATAGTAAAACAGCCTATAAATTATTTCTTAAAAAATTAATGCAGCAAAACTCTGTTTGCTTTGATACCGAAACCACTAGTTTAAAAACACTTGACGCAAAATTAGTAGGCATTGCCTTTTCGTGGGAAAAACAAAAAGGCTATTATTTAAGTATTCCCGAGAATGATGCTGAAGCTCAAGAAATTTTAGAGCATCTTAAACCTTTTTTTGAAGCTGAAACAATAGAAAAAATAGGACAAAATCTAAAATACGATATCAAAGTTTTAGCCAATTACAACATCTCGGTTAAAGGACCGCTATTTGACACAATGCTCGCACACTACATCATTAACCCAGATATGCGCCATAACATGGATGTCCTAGCCGAAACTTACTTAATGTATTCACCAAAACCCATTAAAGATTTAATAGGTAAAAAAGGTAAACACCAAAAAAGTTTTAGAGAAGTTGAGCTTGATGCTCAAACACAATATGCCGTTGAAGATGCAGATATTACCTTTCAACTCAAAAATTATTTTGAAAAAGAGCTAGATGATGCTCACAATAAACCACTTTACAGCGATATTGAAATTCCATTATTACGTGTTTTAGCGGCAATGGAAATTGAAGGAATTAAGCTTGATAAAACAGCGCTTGAAAACCTATCTACAGAACTGGATAGTGACCTAAAGCGCTTAGAATCTAACATATTTGAAGCCGCCGATGAAGAATTTAACATTGGCTCACCTAAGCAACTTGGAGATATTTTATTTGGAAAACTTCAAATTGCAGATAAGCCCAAAAAAACAAAATCAGGACAATATTCAACTGCCGAAGATGTTTTGTCTTATCATGCAAACGACCATCAAATTGTAAAAGATGTCTTAGAGTGGCGTCAGCTTTCAAAACTAAAAAGCACTTATGTAGATGCTTTACCAAAACAAATTCATTCAAAAACAAAACGTGTTCATACTGAATTTATGCAAACCGTTGCTGCAACAGGCAGGTTAAGCTCTAACAACCCAAACCTCCAAAACATTCCGATCAGGACAGAACGTGGACGAGAAGTTAGAAAAGCTTTTGTCCCAAGAGATGAAAATTACGTTTTGCTAGCGGCCGATTATTCACAAATTGAACTACGCATCATAGCGGCATTAAGTCAAGAAGAAACCATGTTAAATGCCTTCAAAAATGGTGAAGATATACACGCCTCAACAGCTGCTAAGGTATTTAACGTCCCAATTGAAGAGGTGACGCGACAACAACGCAGCAATGCTAAAACAGTAAATTTCGGTATTATTTATGGTGTTTCAGCTTTTGGATTAAGCAACCAAACAGAACTCAGCCGGAACGAATCTAAAGAACTTATTGAAACATACTACAAAACCTACCCTAAGTTACGTGATTACATTGATGACCAAGTTGATTTTGCACGTGAACATGGCTATGTAAAAACAGTTATGGGTCGCCGACGCTACTTAAAAGATATTAATGCGCGAAACCATGTTGTAAAAAATGCGGCTGAGAGAAACGCAGTCAACGCACCTGTACAAGGTAGCGCTGCTGACATCATTAAAGTCGCCATGATTAATATACATAAAGCACTAACAGAAGGCAATTATAAGTCTAAAATGTTGCTACAAGTCCATGACGAATTAGTATTTGATGCACATAAAGATGAGCTGGAGAAACTTAAACCTCTCATCAAAAACCATATGGAAAATGCTTTTAAGCTTGATGTTCCATTAGATGTTGAAATCGGAATTGGTCAAAACTGGTTAGAAGCACATTAA
- a CDS encoding adenylate kinase, giving the protein MTNIVLFGPPGAGKGTQAERLKENFKLKHISTGDIFRKNIKNQTQLGTEAKTYIDKGELVPDEVTIGMLKAAVEEDKYGKGFIFDGFPRTVAQAEALDKLLADLDTEVHGMLALEVPDQVLVDRLLERGKTSGRADDANEDIIKNRVSVYYKETSVLKDYYKSKEKLHTVNGVGSIEEIAKRLADIVKTL; this is encoded by the coding sequence ATGACTAATATTGTTTTATTTGGCCCACCAGGCGCAGGAAAAGGCACACAAGCCGAACGTTTAAAAGAAAATTTTAAGTTGAAACACATTTCAACAGGAGACATATTTAGAAAAAATATTAAAAACCAAACACAACTTGGCACCGAAGCAAAAACTTACATTGATAAAGGTGAGCTTGTGCCAGATGAAGTGACCATTGGTATGTTAAAGGCAGCAGTTGAAGAAGATAAATATGGTAAGGGTTTTATCTTCGATGGTTTTCCTCGAACAGTTGCTCAAGCTGAAGCTTTAGATAAATTGTTGGCAGATTTAGATACTGAAGTTCATGGAATGTTAGCACTTGAAGTTCCAGACCAAGTTCTTGTAGATCGACTTCTAGAACGTGGCAAAACTTCAGGTAGAGCTGATGATGCAAATGAAGATATTATTAAAAATCGTGTTAGCGTTTATTATAAAGAAACTTCTGTTTTAAAAGATTACTACAAATCAAAAGAAAAGCTACATACTGTAAATGGAGTTGGCAGTATCGAAGAAATTGCTAAACGTTTAGCTGACATTGTAAAGACATTATAA
- a CDS encoding sensor histidine kinase, with protein MRIFKNKDFARWFIIFSSLSIVILVSWNVALFYERIKKDERQKMAIWSEAQKSFNNASTKDVDLGLELYILSTDLEIPIINTDAQGTIFRYNNIPPKVEEDSLKLYQFLEELKSTNKPIKVDLGNENYQYIYYGNSQILEKIKYYPIILLLIFALFTGLIFLFFRTSKYSEKNKLWAGMAKETAHQIGTPLSSLVGWIEILKTNPSVDQSYIDEMTKDVNRLQTITNRFSKIGSEIVLAKTDLIKETKSAVDYLRNKHSKLIEFDVQLGEQSIDVKLNTVLYSWTIENIIKNAVDAMKGKGKIKITSEITKNWVSILISDQGKGIPKHRHKQIFEAGYTSKKRGWGLGLSLSKRIIEDYHKGKIRVKQSDINQGACFEIRLQIV; from the coding sequence ATGCGAATTTTTAAAAATAAAGATTTTGCGCGATGGTTTATTATTTTTTCATCGCTAAGTATTGTCATCCTAGTTTCATGGAATGTGGCCTTGTTTTACGAACGAATTAAAAAAGATGAGCGTCAAAAAATGGCCATTTGGTCTGAAGCTCAAAAATCCTTTAACAATGCCTCTACTAAAGATGTAGATTTAGGCTTAGAGTTATATATATTAAGTACAGACCTTGAAATACCTATTATTAATACAGATGCACAAGGAACGATTTTTCGATATAACAATATTCCTCCTAAAGTTGAAGAAGATTCATTAAAGTTATATCAGTTTCTTGAAGAACTAAAAAGCACAAACAAGCCAATTAAAGTTGACTTAGGAAATGAAAACTATCAATACATTTATTATGGAAATTCTCAAATCCTTGAAAAAATCAAGTATTATCCTATCATTTTACTACTCATTTTCGCCCTTTTTACGGGCTTGATTTTTTTATTTTTTCGCACTTCAAAATACAGCGAAAAAAACAAACTGTGGGCTGGAATGGCAAAAGAAACAGCACATCAAATTGGTACACCTTTATCATCTTTGGTCGGTTGGATAGAAATTTTAAAAACAAATCCTTCAGTCGATCAAAGCTATATTGATGAAATGACAAAAGATGTTAATCGGTTACAGACCATCACAAATAGATTTTCAAAAATTGGTTCTGAAATTGTATTGGCAAAAACAGACTTAATTAAAGAAACTAAATCTGCTGTCGACTATTTACGAAATAAACACAGCAAGTTAATCGAGTTTGATGTTCAATTAGGTGAACAGTCTATCGACGTTAAGTTGAATACTGTTTTGTACAGTTGGACAATAGAAAATATCATAAAAAATGCTGTTGATGCTATGAAAGGCAAAGGCAAAATTAAAATTACCAGCGAAATTACTAAAAACTGGGTCTCAATATTGATTAGTGATCAAGGAAAAGGTATTCCTAAACACCGCCATAAACAAATTTTTGAAGCTGGTTACACCTCAAAAAAGCGTGGTTGGGGACTAGGCTTATCTTTATCTAAAAGAATTATTGAAGATTATCATAAAGGCAAAATACGTGTAAAACAAAGTGATATTAATCAGGGCGCTTGTTTTGAAATTAGATTACAAATTGTATAA
- the purE gene encoding 5-(carboxyamino)imidazole ribonucleotide mutase encodes MKTHKVAVVMGSTSDLPVMQDAIDILKHFGIEVVVDVVSAHRTPEKMFDFGKSAHQNDFKVIIAGAGGAAHLPGMLASLTPLPVIGVPVKSSNSIDGWDSVLSILQMPNGVPVATVALNAAKNAGILATQIAASNDKVLQEKLNAYKLELAEKVSKMSSSLKNN; translated from the coding sequence ATGAAAACGCATAAAGTAGCTGTTGTAATGGGAAGCACAAGCGATCTTCCCGTCATGCAAGATGCAATTGATATTTTAAAACACTTCGGAATAGAAGTTGTTGTTGATGTGGTTTCTGCACATCGTACGCCTGAAAAAATGTTTGATTTTGGGAAAAGTGCACATCAAAATGATTTTAAAGTTATTATTGCTGGTGCTGGTGGTGCGGCACATTTACCTGGAATGTTAGCATCATTAACACCTTTGCCAGTAATTGGAGTTCCAGTAAAATCGAGTAATTCGATTGATGGCTGGGACTCAGTTTTATCAATTTTGCAAATGCCTAATGGTGTACCTGTGGCTACTGTAGCCTTAAATGCTGCTAAAAATGCTGGAATTTTAGCGACTCAAATAGCAGCGAGTAATGATAAAGTTTTACAAGAGAAATTAAATGCCTACAAACTTGAACTAGCAGAAAAAGTTTCTAAAATGTCATCTTCATTAAAAAACAATTAA
- a CDS encoding UpxY family transcription antiterminator, producing the protein MTTTLKNWFVIYTKPNAEKKTAQQLEKIGIQVYCPTIKIIKQWTDRKKKVDTPVLPSMLFVYIENHLRDRVFEVPNVVRYLFWEKQPAVISDNEVEILKQSINFKSGFKSHDIKDLKPGYKVDLTEKGFKNIKGTVKYVKDNKCWVIIEPLGYLLKLQT; encoded by the coding sequence ATGACTACAACTCTAAAAAATTGGTTTGTCATTTACACAAAACCAAATGCAGAAAAGAAAACAGCTCAACAGCTTGAAAAAATAGGCATTCAAGTATACTGTCCTACTATTAAAATTATAAAGCAATGGACTGATAGAAAAAAGAAAGTTGACACGCCTGTATTACCTTCTATGCTATTTGTTTACATTGAAAATCATTTACGTGACCGAGTTTTTGAAGTACCTAATGTTGTAAGGTATTTGTTTTGGGAAAAGCAACCTGCTGTAATTAGTGACAATGAGGTTGAAATTTTAAAGCAATCTATCAACTTCAAAAGTGGCTTTAAATCTCATGACATAAAGGATTTAAAGCCTGGTTATAAAGTTGATTTAACCGAGAAAGGCTTCAAAAACATTAAAGGAACCGTCAAGTACGTTAAAGACAATAAATGCTGGGTAATAATTGAGCCTTTAGGATACCTCTTAAAACTTCAAACTTAA
- the hemB gene encoding porphobilinogen synthase yields MYPLNRFRRLRQNDSIRQLVQENQLSINDFIVPLFIVEGYNIREEIPSMPNYFRQSLDHIPAEVNTLWELGLKAVLLFVKVSESQKDNTGKAATNPKGLMQKAIKLIKKTRPEMLVMTDVALDPFSSLGHDGIVEDGEIVNDKTVEKLAEMALSHAQAGADFVAPSDMMDGRILAMRSKLEDAGFHHTGIMSYSAKYASAFYGPFRDALDSAPVDVKNVPKDKKTYQMNPANRQEAVAETLADIDEGADIVMVKPGLCYLDIVRDLANHVDVPIAVYQVSGEYAMLKAAAEKGWLNHDEVMLEQLIAIKRAGAKLIATYFAKDAARLLNSM; encoded by the coding sequence ATGTACCCACTTAATCGTTTCAGAAGATTACGTCAGAATGATAGTATTCGTCAACTAGTACAAGAAAATCAGCTTAGTATAAATGATTTTATTGTACCTCTTTTTATAGTTGAAGGTTATAATATTAGGGAAGAAATTCCATCTATGCCAAATTACTTCAGGCAAAGTTTAGACCATATTCCCGCTGAAGTTAATACCTTATGGGAACTCGGTTTAAAAGCTGTACTCTTGTTTGTAAAGGTTAGCGAATCCCAAAAAGACAATACAGGAAAAGCAGCAACTAATCCTAAAGGTTTAATGCAAAAAGCCATTAAGCTAATTAAAAAAACAAGACCTGAAATGCTTGTAATGACAGACGTGGCGCTTGATCCATTTTCAAGTTTAGGTCATGATGGGATTGTTGAAGACGGTGAAATTGTTAATGATAAGACGGTCGAAAAACTCGCTGAAATGGCATTAAGCCATGCTCAAGCAGGAGCCGATTTTGTAGCTCCAAGCGATATGATGGATGGCCGAATTTTAGCAATGCGTTCGAAATTAGAAGATGCAGGTTTTCATCATACAGGAATCATGAGTTATTCTGCGAAATATGCATCAGCATTTTATGGGCCATTTCGAGATGCGCTAGATTCAGCACCAGTTGATGTTAAAAATGTTCCTAAAGATAAAAAGACTTATCAAATGAATCCGGCTAACCGACAAGAAGCAGTGGCCGAAACATTGGCTGATATCGATGAAGGTGCAGATATTGTTATGGTAAAACCAGGTTTATGTTACTTAGATATTGTAAGAGATCTTGCCAATCATGTAGATGTTCCGATTGCAGTTTACCAAGTTAGTGGAGAATACGCTATGTTAAAAGCTGCTGCAGAAAAAGGTTGGTTAAATCATGATGAGGTTATGCTAGAACAGCTAATAGCGATTAAACGTGCAGGAGCAAAATTAATTGCTACTTATTTTGCAAAAGATGCTGCGCGACTCTTAAACTCAATGTAA